Proteins co-encoded in one Carassius carassius chromosome 35, fCarCar2.1, whole genome shotgun sequence genomic window:
- the LOC132116149 gene encoding dnaJ homolog subfamily C member 5-like yields the protein MAEQRQRALSTSGEALYQVLGLDKNCTHDDIKRSYRKLALKYHPDKNPENPDATDKFKELNNAHVVLSDVTKRNIYDKYGSLGLYVSQQFGEENVNTYFMLSSWWAKGLFAICGLLTGCYFCCCLCCCFNCCCGKCKPHTPGEEDPECYVSPEDLEEQIRTDNERDGDTPIVMQPTNASEKTQLIGDGHRTYT from the exons ATGGCTGAACAAAGGCAACGAGCCCTGTCCACATCAGGAGAGGCTCTGTACCAGGTTCTTGGGCTTGACAAGAACTGCACTCATGATGACATCAAGAGATCCTACAG gaagctTGCTTTGAAATATCATCCTGACAAGAACCCCGAGAACCCCGATGCCACTGACAAATTTAAAGAGCTCAACAATGCTCATGTCGTGCTGTCTGACGTCACTAAGAGGAACATTTACGACAAGTACGGCTCCCTGGGTCTGTATGTGTCGCAGCAGTTTGGGGAGGAGAATGTGAACACATACTTTATGCTCTCCAGCTGGTGGGCAAAG GGTCTGTTTGCCATCTGTGGCTTGCTGACAGGTTGCTATTTCTGTTGTTGTCTGTGCTGCTGTTTCAACTGCTGTTGTGGGAAGTGCAAACCTCACACACCTGGAGAAGAGGACCCGGAGTGCTATGTGTCTCCCGAAGACCTGGAGGAGCAGATCCGCACAGACAACGAGAGAG ATGGCGACACTCCGATTGTAATGCAGCCAACCAATGCTAGTGAGAAGACCCAGCTGATCGGTGACGGACACAGAACATATACCTAA
- the LOC132116148 gene encoding tripartite motif-containing protein 55-like isoform X1: MDSLEKQLICPICLEMFTKPVVILPCQHNLCRKCANDIFQSSNPYLPTRGGTVTSGGRFRCPSCRHEVVLNRHGVYGLQRNLLVENIIDMYKQEYISSRPSPEQKVDQPMCEVHEDEKINIYCLTCGVPTCSMCKVFGAHKDCEVAPLNSIYQTQKTELSDRIAMMVGNNDRIQGIISQLEETCRSIEENGRRQKSKVCEKFDHLYAILEDRKREMNVKVNTEQEEKLNYIRRLTRKYGDHLESMTKIMETGIQTLEEPEMAVFLQNTKPLLQKIAGASNTSHLERVERGYENMDHYSVSFKREGRALCNIDFARDDDDEEEEDEEEVAVDADSRAGQTASGEVDSLNEALPPLLPPQPLSTCRPATSS; encoded by the exons ATGGACAGCTTGGAGAAGCAGCTTATTTGTCCCATTTGTCTGGAAATGTTCACGAAACCGGTTGTGATTCTTCCTTGTCAACACAATCTTTGCCGGAAATGTGCCAATGACATTTTCCAG TCCTCAAATCCATACCTTCCCACCAGAGGAGGCACAGTAACGTCAGGTGGCCGTTTCAGGTGTCCATCCTGCAGGCATGAAGTTGTGCTGAACCGCCATGGGGTCTACGGTCTGCAGAGAAACCTTCTGGTGGAAAACATCATTGACATGTACAAGCAGGAGTACATCAG CAGCAGACCTTCTCCTGAACAGAAGGTTGACCAACCGATGTGTGAAGTCCATGAGGATGAGAAAATCAACATTTACTGCTTGACCTGCGGCGTTCCCACTTGTTCTATGTGTAAAGTGTTCGGCGCCCATAAGGACTGTGAAGTGGCCCCTCTTAACAGTATTTACCAGACGCAAAAG ACAGAGCTCTCGGATAGAATAGCAATGATGGTGGGCAATAATGACAGAATTCAAGGCATCATCAGTCAGTTGGAGGAGACCTGCAGAAGCATAGAG gaaAATGGCAGGCGACAAAAATCCAAGGTGTGTGAAAAGTTTGACCATTTGTACGCCATCCTGGAGGACAGGAAGAGAGAGATGAATGTGAAAGTGAACACTGAACAGGAAGAGAAACTCAATTACATACGTCGGCTCACAAGGAAGTATGGAGATCATCTGGAGTCTATGACCAAAATCATGGAGACAGGAATCCAGACACTGGAAGAACCTGAGATGGCTGTTTTCTTACAG AATACCAAACCCCTCTTGCAAAA AATTGCAGGGGCATCGAATACCTCGCACCTGGAGAGAGTGGAGCGTGGCTATGAGAACATGGATCATTACTCTGTGAGCTTCAAAAGAGAGGGCCGGGCTCTATGCAATATCGACTTCGCCAGAG atgatgatgatgaagaggaggaggacgaGGAGGAGGTGGCTGTCGATGCAGACAGTCGGGCAGGGCAAACAGCCTCGGGAGAAGTGGACTCACTGAACGAAGCCCTTCCGCCCCTTCTTCCCCCACAGCCCCTGAGCACATGCAGACCCGCCACATCATCCTAA
- the LOC132116148 gene encoding tripartite motif-containing protein 55-like isoform X2 codes for MDSLEKQLICPICLEMFTKPVVILPCQHNLCRKCANDIFQSSNPYLPTRGGTVTSGGRFRCPSCRHEVVLNRHGVYGLQRNLLVENIIDMYKQEYISSRPSPEQKVDQPMCEVHEDEKINIYCLTCGVPTCSMCKVFGAHKDCEVAPLNSIYQTQKTELSDRIAMMVGNNDRIQGIISQLEETCRSIEENGRRQKSKVCEKFDHLYAILEDRKREMNVKVNTEQEEKLNYIRRLTRKYGDHLESMTKIMETGIQTLEEPEMAVFLQNTKPLLQKIAGASNTSHLERVERGYENMDHYSVSFKREGRALCNIDFARAFHFTRC; via the exons ATGGACAGCTTGGAGAAGCAGCTTATTTGTCCCATTTGTCTGGAAATGTTCACGAAACCGGTTGTGATTCTTCCTTGTCAACACAATCTTTGCCGGAAATGTGCCAATGACATTTTCCAG TCCTCAAATCCATACCTTCCCACCAGAGGAGGCACAGTAACGTCAGGTGGCCGTTTCAGGTGTCCATCCTGCAGGCATGAAGTTGTGCTGAACCGCCATGGGGTCTACGGTCTGCAGAGAAACCTTCTGGTGGAAAACATCATTGACATGTACAAGCAGGAGTACATCAG CAGCAGACCTTCTCCTGAACAGAAGGTTGACCAACCGATGTGTGAAGTCCATGAGGATGAGAAAATCAACATTTACTGCTTGACCTGCGGCGTTCCCACTTGTTCTATGTGTAAAGTGTTCGGCGCCCATAAGGACTGTGAAGTGGCCCCTCTTAACAGTATTTACCAGACGCAAAAG ACAGAGCTCTCGGATAGAATAGCAATGATGGTGGGCAATAATGACAGAATTCAAGGCATCATCAGTCAGTTGGAGGAGACCTGCAGAAGCATAGAG gaaAATGGCAGGCGACAAAAATCCAAGGTGTGTGAAAAGTTTGACCATTTGTACGCCATCCTGGAGGACAGGAAGAGAGAGATGAATGTGAAAGTGAACACTGAACAGGAAGAGAAACTCAATTACATACGTCGGCTCACAAGGAAGTATGGAGATCATCTGGAGTCTATGACCAAAATCATGGAGACAGGAATCCAGACACTGGAAGAACCTGAGATGGCTGTTTTCTTACAG AATACCAAACCCCTCTTGCAAAA AATTGCAGGGGCATCGAATACCTCGCACCTGGAGAGAGTGGAGCGTGGCTATGAGAACATGGATCATTACTCTGTGAGCTTCAAAAGAGAGGGCCGGGCTCTATGCAATATCGACTTCGCCAGAG cttttcacttcacaagatgttaa
- the LOC132116150 gene encoding corticoliberin, with product MKLNFLVTTVALLVAFPPPYECRAIESSSNQPATDPDGERQSPPVLARLGEEYFIRLGNRNQNYLRSPADSFPETSQYSKRALQLQLTQRLLEGKVGNIGRLDGNYALRALDSVERERRSEEPPISLDLTFHLLREVLEMARAEQMAQQAHSNRKMMEIFGK from the coding sequence ATGAAGCTCAATTTTCTCGTCACCACCGTGGCTCTGCTCGTTGCCTTTCCACCACCGTATGAATGTAGAGCCATCGAAAGCAGCTCCAACCAGCCAGCCACGGACCCCGATGGAGAGCGACAGTCCCCGCCGGTTTTGGCACGCTTAGGGGAGGAGTACTTCATCCGGCTCGGTAACAGAAACCAGAATTATCTCCGATCCCCAGCCGACAGCTTCCCCGAGACATCCCAGTATTCCAAAAGAGCACTGCAGCTCCAGTTAACGCAGCGTCTGTTGGAGGGGAAAGTTGGGAACATCGGTCGCTTGGATGGCAATTACGCGCTCCGCGCGCTCGACTCAGTGGAGAGGGAGCGCAGGTCGGAGGAGCCGCCGATTTCCCTGGATCTGACCTTTCATCTGCTACGAGAAGTACTGGAGATGGCCAGAGCCGAACAAATGGCCCAGCAAGCTCACAGCAACCGCAAAATGATGGAAATATTCGGGAAGTAA